The genomic stretch TGTCCAAAGCTAGGCTCAATTCTCCCATGCAGACCAACCTGAAAACCAAATGTTAAACGATGATTTTGCCTTTTTAACTGATGGATGGCCAGGATCTTGCACATTTGTCCTAAGATAGTGGCCGTTGTATGTACctactggggcccacctgatggatggcctagatgttGTACACAGTCCCATATGTGATGGGGACAGTGGCCAAGCATGTCCCTagaggggcccacctgatgaatggctggtaTGGTTGCACATGGGTCGTTCATTTGAGTCCATTTGAATCTAggaaagtgaaaaaataaaaaataaaataaaaatcccagcCATCTAAAGGCTTTTGATTTTGAAAAGAAGAAGACGACgacgaagaagaagatggagcaatcaaaatcaagagaaaccctagaaatcccatcaaatcatcatcagaCGGAAGCAGATGAAGAGGACGACAACGTTAAGCAGCTACAAGAATGTTCCTTCCTCTACCTATCCTTACAGGTACTTCACTTCCCCTTTCTCTCCCACTAACCCATACCCTTCTATAAATTCCTAAATTTCCATGcctttttctcctctcttttttacAGGACTGTCTTGCCCAAACCAACAGGAATTGGAAATCTTGCCAATTGGGTATCTttactctccctccctccctccctccctctcagaATATCAAGAAGTTTATTGGGTTTTTTCAGTGTATATATTTCAAGGATTATATGATCACCACTACGAATTTTCCTATTTGGAACTGAAATGGGGCCCATCTAATATTAGTTTCGGTGTTGGATGggaggggccaccatgatcatGGGTGTGACCCACATAGGAATTTACACGGTGATAAGGTAATAAGAAGAATTCGTACTGGATCATTGCCTAGGTTATAAAATGGTGATGAGATTGCATGGAAATGAATTGGAGAAACCATGCAAACCATGTGTTTGATACTATGCCAACATCACAATGCCAGATTTGTGTGGTATCACCCAAAGAGTGTACAGCCATACATCTGCAATTCATTACTTTACAAGTTGATATTTTTAAAAATGCCTTTCCCATTTTGGTTGTGACATTTCATATCTTTTTTAAcggttgtggcccacttttggtgatccaaaccattcaaaagtGACTCTGTCAGATAATCCTATCCAGGCACTTAATTCATTTgctaatggatggttagaaataaGATGCAGGCTATGGTCCAACTGCAACAAAAAAGTTCACCAGTTGGGGGGTGGTCTGTGACCCACATGGTGAAGTGGTGATTCCAGCAGacgaatggtccagatcactgaaATGTGGAGCCCATCTATAAGTGCTGGCCTGAACAAAAAAAAATGCTGCTGGCTCGGGCAGGCACATACTGCATAGTGTTTGTAGTGGTGAAATACTGATGTTGCATAGTGTTCTCATCTCGTCCATTGTTTCTTTCAAACgtgttctttcttcttttttctt from Magnolia sinica isolate HGM2019 chromosome 17, MsV1, whole genome shotgun sequence encodes the following:
- the LOC131231555 gene encoding uncharacterized protein LOC131231555, translating into MEQSKSRETLEIPSNHHQTEADEEDDNVKQLQECSFLYLSLQDCLAQTNRNWKSCQLEVQALKACHERRQNGRGK